From a single Silene latifolia isolate original U9 population chromosome 6, ASM4854445v1, whole genome shotgun sequence genomic region:
- the LOC141586129 gene encoding reticulon-like protein B6, producing the protein MAENTEHVHHESFMDKIAEKLHFHHDTKEHEHEHKVEPEKEKVVEQHIEKEKEKEKEKEKVKEHFSSSSSSSDDESEKVKPVSSPPEKVKTVSSPPVAAPAAPAATSASAGSSAKDKVSRLFGRQKPVYEVLGGGKPAEVFLWRNKKISASVLGTATAIWILFELLEYHLLTLVCHVLIFGLAVLFLWSNATNFINKSPPQFPEFSVPEQPFLQVAAALRFELNRAFALVHDIAIGKDLKKFLAVIAGLWLLSIVGKSCDFLTLFYINFVLLHTIPVLYEKHEDKVDAFAERAFAEAKKHYGVVNERYISKIPRGPLSKKSD; encoded by the exons ATGGCGGAGAACACCGAACACGTACATCATGAATCGTTCATGGACAAGATCGCTGAAAAACTCCATTTTCACCATGACACTAAAGAGCATGAGCATGAACACAAGGTTGAGCCTGAAAAAGAGAAGGTTGTAGAACAACAtatcgaaaaagaaaaagaaaaagaaaaagaaaaggaaaaagttAAGGAGCATTTTTCATCATCTTCATCGTCGTCCGATGATGAATCTGAGAAGGTCAAACCGGTGTCGTCTCCTCCTGAGAAGGTCAAAACGGTGTCGTCTCCTCCTGTCGCTGCTCCTGCTGCTCCTGCTGCTACTTCTGCTTCTGCTGGTAGTTCTGCTAAAGATAAGGTTTCGCGACTTTTCGGTCGTCAGAAGCCTGTTTATGAAGTTCTCGGCGGAGGAAAAC CTGCTGAGGTATTTTTGTGGAGGAACAAGAAGATCTCAGCTAGTGTGTTGGGAACAGCAACCGCAATTTGGATCCTTTTCGAGTTGCTGGAGTATCATCTACTCACTCTTGTTTGCCATGTCTTGATTTTCGGACTTGCAGTCTTGTTCTTGTGGTCTAATGCAACCAACTTTATCAACAA GTCTCCTCCACAATTTCCCGAGTTTAGTGTGCCAGAACAGCCGTTCCTTCAGGTTGCTGCTGCTCTGAGGTTTGAGTTGAATAGGGCATTTGCACTCGTACATGATATTGCTATCGGAAAAGACCTGAAGAAGTTCCTTGCT GTTATTGCTGGTTTGTGGCTGTTATCCATTGTGGGCAAAAGTTGCGATTTCTTGACCCTCTTCTATATCA ACTTTGTATTGCTTCACACTATTCCCGTCCTTTACGAGAAGCATGAGGACAAGGTTGATGCATTCGCAGAGAGGGCATTTGCCGAGGCCAAGAAGCATTATGGTGTGGTTAATGAAAGATACATCAGCAAAATCCCCAGAGGACCTTTGAGCAAAAAGTCGGATTAG